The Pyrus communis chromosome 9, drPyrComm1.1, whole genome shotgun sequence genome has a segment encoding these proteins:
- the LOC137744398 gene encoding uncharacterized protein produces the protein MDIDAAGIHRKLQLNELEEIRNEAYDNARIYKEKTKAFHDKMIRGKSFSIGQKVLLFNSRLRLFPGRLRSKWVSPFVITNVFPYGAIQVQSLKTGQEFKVNGHRLKPYYENFEEHVVDDGPLHAVGTTNEA, from the coding sequence atggacattgatgctgctggaattcataggaagctccaattgaatgagctggaagagattaggaacgaggcgtaTGACAACGCTcgaatttacaaggaaaagacaaaagctttccatgataagatgattcgaggcaaatcattctccattgggcagaaagtgctactctttaattctcgccttcgctTGTTTCCTGGTAGGTTGCGTTCTAAGTGGGTTAGCCCGTTTGTTATTACTAACGTCTTTCCTTATGGGGCAATccaagttcaaagcttgaaaacaggacaagagttcaaggtgaatggccatCGATTAAAGCCTTACTACGAGAATTTcgaggagcatgttgtggatgatggacccctccatgccgtgggtactaCTAATGAAGCTTAG
- the LOC137746023 gene encoding protein RGF1 INDUCIBLE TRANSCRIPTION FACTOR 1-like — protein MDRTMLVPPWLEQLLTTSFFRVCRTHGDATRSESNMFCLDCSGDAFCFYCRSSRHKDHQVIQIRRSSYHDVVRVSEVQKVLDITGVQTYVINSARVMFLNERPQPKAGSKGASHICETCGRSLLDPVRFCSLGCKLAGINRNGDANFTLEAKNEEAMGGREELREGSQQDICPPTPPPPPSTTRRRKGIPHRAPFGS, from the exons ATG GACAGGACAATGCTGGTGCCTCCATGGCTAGAACAATTGCTCACCACATCATTCTTCAGAGTCTGCCGTACACATGGAGACGCCACCAGAAGTGAGTCCAACATGTTCTGCTTAGATTGCAGTGGAGATGCTTTCTGCTTTTATTGCCGGTCCTCCAGACACAAAGATCACCAAGTGATTCAG ATAAGGAGATCTTCGTACCATGATGTGGTGAGGGTTTCAGAAGTTCAGAAGGTACTGGACATAACCGGAGTTCAGACATATGTCATAAACAGCGCCAGAGTTATGTTTCTGAATGAGAGGCCTCAGCCTAAGGCTGGGAGTAAAGGAGCTTCCCACATTTGTGAAACCTGTGGCAGAAGCCTCTTGGACCCTGTTCGTTTCTGCTCACTCGGCTGTAAG CTTGCGGGAATAAATAGAAATGGGGATGCAAACTTTACCTTAGAGGCAAAGAATGAGGAGGCAATGGGGGGAAGAGAAGAGTTGCGTGAAGGCTCACAACAAGACATATGCCCGCCCACGCCGCCTCCACCTCCTTccacaacaagaagaagaaaaggcatTCCTCATAGGGCACCCTTTGGCTCCTAA